In Amphiura filiformis chromosome 1, Afil_fr2py, whole genome shotgun sequence, the following are encoded in one genomic region:
- the LOC140168466 gene encoding uncharacterized protein, with the protein MAAHHEAGKPLPIEVERMADKWLHKKIQASKSNTAMIRTGGRPAKIQKITDSRKPSTEVTKAYQKQRTKQIDEFRQTISLKQGQIHILHDTKTLEPRLDVDSTLALQRQMHSTWEGMDVLRRYMESIDVHLASERQMRRRRDELLNDPIEGRMIPLVFPCDSADGSDGYITKPTPFVYLKNLPELVVEFLERHLKLGNLTTHGGMIPDNEIWIKLGGDKGGSSMKMFLQVVNIPKPNSAENTIVFAAFNGGDSMTNMDITMEQFLPQIDQLKNMIWRGYKFKLSFFGDCELICRVYGILSCNAVCACPYCEESKTGWQTPLQDREPAPLRTLESINQNYLQYQADGCRKERSKIVSKSVVRPPMFPIEPQDINVPSLHIGLGVFKKMYDMLEVDANNIDSKIYKHRVGDIDDDDDDDDDDVIATKQHSNFDQAIMRRISEKDRVKETIEKKKEQVEDMFDDIPLASIKKKRQKKDVANMLGAIGTVRQEINELEEQLENNEFRFRSGPIVAALDRTLDKHGISRQAYHGKAFNGNHVKKGCKNDVFMDLVETPSEMLQQLGTDNMPLAVTKDAQNIKTRYSELFSKYAEVHNRINHGRHMTEEEIDEAEVAVREFMESYRRILPNCQISLKLHFLEDHAIPQMRRLKAGLGKMNEQGGENVHSKQNKSEQSSANLKKQPLRHLMTVMTNSLTAALPDIQSKMRYRKKRKINVEE; encoded by the exons ATGGCAGCACACCATGAAGCAGGCAAGCCACTACCCATCGAAGTTGAACGCATGGCAGACAAATGGCTCCACAAAAAGATCCAAGCATCGAAAAGTAACACTGCCATGATAAGAACTGGTGGGAGG CCAGCAAAAATACAAAAGATAACCGACTCCAGGAAACCATCGACAGAAGTGACGAAAGCATACCAAAAGCAACGAACCAAGCAGATTGATGAATTCCGCCAAACAATTTCTCTAAAACAGGGACAAATCCATATACTGCATGATACCAAAACCCTTGAACCTAGGCTTGATGTTGACTCCACACTAGCCCTTCAACGGCAAATGCATTCAACATGGGAGGGCATGGATGTTTTAAGAAG GTACATGGAATCAATCGACGTTCATCTGGCATCAGAACGCCAGATGAGAAGGAGGAGAGATGAGTTGTTAAATGATCCGATTGAAGGGAGAATGATTCCACTAGTTTTTCCGTGTGACAGTGCTGATGGTTCAGATGGCTATATAACCAAACCAACCCCCTTTGTCTATTTAAAGAACCTGCCTGAACTTGTGGTTGAGTTTTTAGAGCGTCACCTTAA ACTTGGAAATCTCACCACTCATGGAGGAATGATCCCAGATAATGAGATATGGATAAAG CTTGGAGGAGACAAAGGCGGTTCTTCTATGAAAATGTTCCTGCAGGTAGTCAACATACCAAAGCCCAATTCAGCGGAAAATACGATTGTCTTTGCTGCATTCAACGGAGGCGACTCCATGACCAACATGGACATTACAATGGAGCAATTCTTGCCACAAATAGATCAATTGAAGAATATGATCTGGAG AGGCTACAAATTCAAGTTGTCTTTTTTCGGTGACTGTGAGCTCATATGCAGAGTCTATGGCATTCTCTCTTGTAATG cTGTATGTGCATGCCCGTATTGTGAGGAATCCAAGACTGGTTGGCAGACGCCATTGCAAGACCGGGAGCCAGCACCACTGCGCACCCTGGAGAGTATTAACCAGAATTATCTGCAATACCAAGCGGATGGGTGTAGGAAGGAAAGGTCCAAAATAGTGAGCAAGAGTGTTGTGAGACCTCCTATGTTCCCAATTGAGCCCCAAGAT ATCAATGTGCCGTCCTTACACATTGGGCTTGGTGTATTTAAGAAAATGTATGACATGCTGGAAGTTGACGCTAACAACATCGACTCCAAGATTTATAAGCATCGTGTTGGGGatatagatgatgatgatgatgatgatgatgatgatgtgatagCGACTAAACAACACAGCAATTTTGACCAAGCCATCATGAGAAGAATCAGTGAAAAGGATCGTGTCAAAGAGACcatagaaaagaagaaagaacaaGTGGAGGACATGTTTGACGATATCCCCTTAGCTTCCATCAAGAAGAAAAGACAGAAGAAAGATGTTGCAAACATGTTGGGAGCCATTGGGACAGTAAGGCAAGAGATTAATGAACTG GAAGAACAACTGGAGAACAATGAATTTCGGTTTAGAAGTGGGCCTATTGTAGCTGCACTTGACAGGACCCTGGATAAACATGGGATTTCTAGACAGGCATACCATGGCAAAGCTTTCAATGGTAACCACGTCAAGAAAGGTTGCAAG AATGACGTTTTCATGGATCTGGTGGAAACTCCTTCAGAAATGCTACAGCAACTAGGCACTGACAACATGCCACTAGCTGTTACCAAAGATgcacaaaacatcaaaacaagatACAGTGAACTATTTTCTAAGTATGCTGAAGTTCACAACAGGATAAACCATGGAAGACATATGACAGAAGAGGAGATTGATGAGGCTG AAGTGGCTGTTCGTGAGTTCATGGAATCTTATCGAAGAATTCTGCCAAACTGTCAAATCTCCCTGAAGCTGCATTTTCTAGAAGATCATGCGATTCCACAAATGAGACGCTTGAAGGCCGGTCTTGGAAAAATGAATGAGCAGGGTGGCGAAAATGTTCACTCAAAGCAGAACAAATCTGAACAGTCCAGCGCAAACCTCAAAAAGCAGCCTCTCCGCCATCTGATGACTGTGATGACAAACTCGCTGACAGCAGCTCTCCCTGATATCCAATCTAAAATGAGAtacagaaagaagagaaaaattaATGTTGAAGAATGA